The following are encoded together in the Ketobacter sp. MCCC 1A13808 genome:
- a CDS encoding helix-turn-helix domain-containing protein codes for MTTTIARPNQTQDFGSLLRGWRDRRKYSQLNLALEAGVSQRHLSFLESGRAQPSRGMILQLADALDIPLRDRNALLHVAGFAPAFQQRSLDNEDMAAVKKALEMTLAHHEPYPAIVMNSHWGILMQNQAAMNFIGLLGDSETLWRQVDPSGSRNAMRLIFHEQGMQPYIQNWDQVATFLLSRMQKEVAADPTHEALAALFDELCEHPNLPADWRNQTWNNMPPPILTMEIAFYETRLNMFSMLSSFGTALDITAATLCVETFFPADDETTEFFNRLSQ; via the coding sequence ATGACAACAACCATTGCACGACCTAATCAAACTCAGGATTTCGGTTCCCTGCTCCGTGGCTGGCGGGACCGACGTAAATATTCGCAATTAAACCTGGCGCTGGAGGCCGGGGTATCCCAACGTCATCTAAGCTTTCTGGAGTCCGGCCGCGCCCAGCCCAGCCGTGGCATGATTCTGCAACTGGCCGATGCGCTGGACATCCCCCTGCGAGACCGCAATGCTCTGTTACACGTTGCAGGATTTGCGCCCGCATTCCAGCAACGCAGCCTGGACAATGAGGATATGGCCGCGGTAAAAAAAGCCCTGGAAATGACGCTGGCACATCACGAGCCTTATCCTGCCATCGTGATGAACAGCCATTGGGGAATTCTGATGCAGAACCAGGCAGCAATGAATTTTATTGGCTTACTGGGAGACAGCGAAACACTTTGGAGACAGGTTGATCCGAGCGGTTCACGTAACGCCATGCGGCTTATTTTTCATGAGCAAGGCATGCAACCTTACATTCAAAACTGGGACCAGGTAGCCACCTTTTTGTTATCCAGAATGCAGAAGGAAGTGGCGGCTGACCCCACTCACGAAGCATTAGCGGCGCTATTCGATGAACTCTGCGAGCATCCGAACCTGCCGGCGGACTGGCGTAACCAAACCTGGAACAACATGCCTCCCCCCATTCTGACGATGGAAATAGCGTTTTACGAAACGCGGTTAAACATGTTTAGTATGCTGTCCAGCTTTGGTACTGCACTGGACATAACCGCCGCCACTCTGTGCGTTGAAACGTTCTTCCCCGCTGATGACGAAACCACGGAATTTTTTAATCGGCTTAGTCAATAA
- a CDS encoding DUF2834 domain-containing protein, translating into MKLKKVMLWLLLADMVLFSGYVMWEVGYMGIWQAGFSSLGSMQILLDLVICCIILASWMVMDARKRGVNPWPWIAATVPLGSIVPLIYLIVRESAKETYTEQIAPSMT; encoded by the coding sequence ATGAAACTCAAAAAAGTAATGTTATGGCTTTTGCTGGCGGATATGGTGCTATTCAGTGGCTATGTGATGTGGGAAGTGGGCTACATGGGTATTTGGCAAGCGGGCTTTTCTTCGTTGGGATCGATGCAAATTCTGCTGGACCTAGTGATTTGCTGCATTATTCTGGCCAGCTGGATGGTGATGGATGCGCGCAAACGCGGGGTCAATCCTTGGCCTTGGATAGCGGCAACGGTGCCGCTTGGTTCGATAGTGCCTCTGATCTATCTGATCGTCCGGGAGTCCGCGAAAGAGACGTATACAGAACAGATTGCACCGAGTATGACGTAA
- a CDS encoding S24/S26 family peptidase, whose product MNPLHSIIGVFKVKGESMLPRLAAGDFVFTSRFFFRVNEGDLVVIDHPRFGRLVKRVFEVEENQRMLLCGENNASVSPEEMGWVTIEQLLGKVLFCVRQPAKPVIPAPKKSDSPI is encoded by the coding sequence ATGAATCCATTGCATAGCATCATTGGCGTATTTAAAGTTAAAGGCGAAAGCATGTTGCCACGATTGGCAGCGGGGGATTTTGTATTCACCAGCCGGTTCTTTTTCAGAGTCAACGAAGGTGACCTGGTCGTTATCGATCACCCTCGCTTTGGCCGGTTGGTCAAGCGTGTATTCGAAGTTGAAGAAAATCAACGTATGCTTTTGTGCGGTGAGAATAATGCCAGCGTGTCTCCGGAAGAAATGGGCTGGGTCACGATCGAGCAGTTGCTTGGTAAAGTCCTGTTCTGTGTCCGCCAGCCTGCTAAACCCGTTATACCGGCGCCGAAGAAGAGTGACTCGCCAATCTAG
- the sodN gene encoding superoxide dismutase, Ni, whose protein sequence is MLHSILKLVDSVASIPAASAHCDIPCKIYDPGTAQIAALTVIRMVDLIEELGAQDSLSIQDQAQLVRLVNVKEEHGLIVKEEVRVIWGDYFKQPQFDKVPGVHDLVHKIMLQASKAKQGVNRADAVTLLELVNQFAEAFWLTKDVPTFKAVCPYPPAEVVVYPKLDPA, encoded by the coding sequence ATGTTGCATTCCATTCTTAAACTCGTTGATTCAGTCGCATCGATTCCTGCTGCGTCCGCTCACTGTGATATTCCCTGTAAGATTTACGATCCGGGTACTGCTCAGATTGCAGCACTTACCGTGATCCGCATGGTGGATCTGATTGAGGAGCTGGGAGCACAAGACAGCCTTTCCATTCAGGATCAAGCGCAATTGGTGCGTTTGGTGAATGTGAAAGAGGAGCACGGTTTGATAGTAAAAGAGGAAGTGCGTGTCATCTGGGGAGATTATTTTAAACAACCTCAATTTGATAAAGTGCCTGGCGTTCACGATCTGGTACACAAAATTATGTTGCAAGCGTCGAAAGCCAAACAGGGCGTGAACCGCGCCGATGCCGTGACCTTACTGGAACTGGTCAACCAGTTTGCAGAAGCATTCTGGTTGACCAAAGATGTACCGACGTTCAAAGCGGTGTGCCCATACCCACCTGCAGAGGTGGTGGTGTACCCCAAACTGGACCCAGCCTAG
- a CDS encoding HAD family hydrolase, with protein sequence MKPEFSKWIFFVTLSFICSVPAVQAAGTDPLPSWNNDTSKKAIIKFVKTITEHNSPDFVPVAQRIATFDNDGTLWSEQPLYFQGIYALDRIKATAKDHPEWKTTEPFKSALAGDMKGVMATGKEGVLTLLLTAHAGTTAEEFKQSVRDWISTAKHPETGLLYSQMVFQPMLELLNYLRANEFKVYLVSGGGVDFMRVFAEEVYGVPPEQVIGTTIDATFEMRNGIPTIIKTGKLVLLDDKEGKPVGIYRNIGRRPILAAGNSDGDLQMLQYTTIARDKKDSTPRLGLIIHHTDADREWAYDRDSAIGKLDKALAEAKQRKWLVVDMKQDWTRVYPTSGK encoded by the coding sequence ATGAAACCGGAATTTTCGAAATGGATTTTTTTTGTCACACTCAGTTTTATTTGCAGTGTACCTGCCGTGCAGGCCGCCGGCACCGATCCGTTACCTTCCTGGAACAATGACACCTCCAAAAAAGCCATCATTAAATTTGTAAAGACCATAACGGAACACAACTCCCCGGATTTTGTTCCTGTGGCTCAACGAATCGCTACTTTTGATAACGATGGCACCCTGTGGAGTGAACAGCCACTTTATTTTCAGGGTATATACGCGCTTGATCGCATTAAAGCGACGGCGAAAGACCATCCGGAATGGAAAACCACAGAACCTTTCAAAAGCGCACTTGCCGGTGATATGAAAGGCGTGATGGCAACGGGAAAAGAAGGTGTTTTGACGCTTCTTCTCACTGCTCATGCGGGTACGACGGCAGAGGAGTTCAAGCAATCGGTACGCGACTGGATATCCACCGCAAAACATCCTGAAACCGGGCTGTTATATTCACAAATGGTGTTTCAACCCATGCTCGAGCTACTCAATTATCTTCGTGCCAACGAATTCAAAGTGTACCTGGTGTCCGGTGGAGGTGTTGATTTTATGCGGGTGTTCGCCGAGGAAGTCTATGGTGTTCCACCCGAACAAGTGATCGGTACCACCATCGACGCAACGTTTGAGATGCGCAATGGCATCCCCACCATCATTAAAACCGGGAAACTGGTGCTGCTGGATGACAAAGAAGGAAAGCCGGTCGGTATTTATCGCAATATTGGTCGGCGACCGATATTGGCGGCCGGTAATTCCGACGGGGATCTGCAAATGCTGCAATACACCACCATAGCGCGGGACAAAAAGGATTCCACCCCCCGCTTGGGTTTGATCATTCATCACACCGATGCCGACCGCGAGTGGGCTTATGACCGGGACTCCGCCATCGGCAAACTGGACAAAGCACTTGCTGAAGCTAAGCAGCGCAAATGGCTAGTGGTCGACATGAAACAAGATTGGACCAGGGTCTATCCCACCTCCGGCAAATAA
- a CDS encoding DUF2126 domain-containing protein, producing MSIRVAIRHHTKYSYDREVKLFPHIFRLRPAVHSRTPIEGYSLNIKPENHFINWQQDPFGNFLGRVVFNEPTRELVVDVEVIANLKVINPFDFFVEEYAENYPFKYEEQLVKELAPYLEIKEKGPLLMKWLEKVDRSELRSVDFLVMINQMVFESIGYSIRMEPGVQTCEETLKSLIGSCRDSSYLLVQVLRHLGLAARFVSGYLVQLKPDVESLDGPSGAAEDFTDLHAWAEVYLPGAGWIGLDPTSGLFAGEGHIPLACTPDPVSAAPVTGATSKCEVEFEFENVVDRIHEDPRVTKPYTEDQWLNIQALGARVDEEIVANDMRLTMGGEPTFVSIDDMESPEWNTTADSPKKRELAHNLFIKMQAHFAPGGVKHYGQGKWYPGEPLPRWQYACYWRKDGHSLWHYPQLMADPNKDYGYDHRDAHKFMDALCTTLKLPSRFAIPAYEDAVYYLWQEGNLPDGFDPLKKDLKLDLERKRLLQQLDRGLDRPVGYVLPISWDWHKNTWHSCTWTFRRGHLHLVPGDSSVGLRLPLDVIHWQPMNKREHDQPVSLFEEGPSLPYYPPNLAPLEYTRSDELNETERFVQTAMCIEVRNGCLFVFLPPLTDGNQFVRLVASLEAVAHSLNMPVVLEGYDPPRDNNLEKFMVTPDPGVIEVNVHPTSSWAELQKNTLDLYEIARQSRLGTEKFMVDGRHAGTGGGNHVTMGGAIPADSPLLRRPDVLRSLITFWQHHPGLSYLFSGLFIGPTSQAPRVDEGRHESLYELEIAFAQMPKSEINNPWLVDRLLRNLLVDISGNTHRSEFCIDKLYSPDSATGRLGILEFRAFEMPPHAHMSLVQMLLLRTLVAMFWNKPYEHKLVRWGTELHDRFMLPHYVWEDLRDVCDFMQLQGYPFQLEWLEPFLEFRFPHYGRVSVRDIHLELQTAIEPWHVMGEEVSRGGTSRYVDSSVERMQVRLNGLSEGRYVLSCNGRQVPLKSTGTHGEYVAGVRYRAWQPPSALHPTIGIHSPLVFDIIDTFNGRSIGGCTYHVHHAGGRSYEDYPINAYAAEGRRISRFWTHGHTQGPVEVAPELRPYLNSEDRFYPEGSGVGPMSPPAEEPNKEYPFTLDLRRPLRTLS from the coding sequence ATGTCGATTAGAGTTGCCATTCGTCACCACACGAAATATTCCTACGATCGAGAAGTTAAGTTGTTTCCCCATATCTTCCGGTTACGCCCTGCGGTGCACAGTCGAACGCCGATCGAGGGTTATTCCCTTAACATCAAACCTGAAAATCATTTTATTAATTGGCAGCAAGACCCGTTCGGTAATTTCCTTGGCCGGGTCGTGTTCAATGAACCCACCCGGGAATTGGTGGTGGATGTCGAAGTCATTGCCAATCTGAAAGTGATCAATCCGTTTGATTTTTTTGTCGAAGAGTACGCGGAAAATTACCCCTTCAAGTATGAAGAGCAATTAGTAAAAGAGCTGGCGCCTTATCTTGAGATAAAAGAAAAAGGTCCGTTGCTGATGAAGTGGCTGGAAAAAGTGGATCGCTCCGAACTGCGTTCGGTGGATTTCCTGGTGATGATCAACCAAATGGTGTTCGAGTCCATTGGTTATTCCATACGCATGGAACCGGGAGTGCAGACCTGTGAGGAAACGCTAAAATCCCTCATTGGCTCCTGCCGTGATTCATCGTATTTATTGGTGCAGGTATTACGTCACCTGGGCTTAGCCGCGCGTTTTGTATCCGGCTATCTGGTGCAGTTGAAACCGGATGTGGAATCCCTCGACGGACCCTCCGGAGCTGCAGAAGATTTCACAGACCTGCACGCCTGGGCCGAAGTGTATTTGCCCGGTGCAGGCTGGATCGGGTTGGACCCTACCTCCGGATTATTTGCCGGTGAAGGCCATATTCCCCTCGCATGTACTCCCGATCCGGTGAGCGCCGCGCCGGTCACCGGTGCCACCAGCAAGTGCGAAGTGGAATTCGAATTCGAAAATGTGGTCGACCGGATTCATGAAGATCCTCGCGTCACCAAACCATACACCGAAGACCAATGGCTGAATATCCAGGCTTTGGGTGCACGCGTGGATGAAGAAATCGTAGCGAACGACATGCGTCTGACCATGGGTGGGGAACCCACGTTTGTCTCCATTGATGACATGGAATCGCCGGAATGGAATACCACCGCAGACAGCCCAAAAAAGCGCGAGTTGGCACACAACCTGTTCATTAAAATGCAGGCCCATTTTGCGCCGGGCGGGGTAAAACATTACGGCCAGGGCAAGTGGTATCCGGGTGAGCCGTTACCCCGTTGGCAATACGCCTGCTACTGGCGCAAAGACGGGCATTCGTTGTGGCATTATCCCCAGTTGATGGCGGATCCGAATAAAGATTACGGTTACGATCATCGCGATGCCCATAAATTTATGGACGCCCTCTGCACCACGCTGAAACTGCCTTCGCGCTTTGCTATCCCGGCTTATGAAGATGCCGTGTATTACTTATGGCAGGAAGGCAATTTACCGGACGGCTTTGATCCTCTGAAAAAAGATCTGAAGCTGGATCTGGAACGAAAACGACTATTGCAACAACTGGATCGTGGTTTGGACCGGCCGGTGGGCTATGTGCTACCCATTAGTTGGGACTGGCATAAAAACACCTGGCACAGTTGCACCTGGACATTCCGTCGTGGGCATTTACACCTGGTGCCGGGGGATTCTTCGGTAGGGCTGCGCTTGCCCCTGGACGTCATTCATTGGCAACCGATGAACAAGCGCGAGCACGACCAGCCGGTAAGTTTGTTCGAAGAAGGCCCTTCGCTGCCCTATTACCCGCCAAACCTTGCACCATTGGAATATACGCGCAGTGACGAACTCAACGAAACAGAACGCTTTGTACAAACCGCCATGTGTATCGAAGTGCGCAACGGTTGTTTGTTCGTTTTCCTGCCACCGCTTACGGACGGCAATCAGTTCGTTCGTTTAGTGGCATCGCTGGAAGCCGTTGCCCACTCCCTGAATATGCCGGTGGTGCTGGAAGGCTATGATCCGCCACGGGATAATAATCTGGAAAAATTCATGGTGACCCCGGATCCGGGTGTCATCGAAGTGAACGTGCACCCGACCAGCAGTTGGGCAGAGCTTCAGAAAAACACGCTGGATCTGTATGAAATCGCGCGCCAGTCAAGACTGGGTACGGAAAAGTTCATGGTAGACGGGCGCCATGCCGGCACTGGCGGGGGTAACCACGTCACCATGGGCGGGGCAATTCCCGCCGATTCGCCGCTGCTTCGCCGTCCCGATGTGCTGCGCAGCTTGATCACCTTCTGGCAACATCATCCAGGGTTGTCCTATTTGTTCTCAGGCCTGTTTATCGGCCCGACCAGCCAGGCGCCACGGGTGGATGAAGGCCGTCATGAAAGCCTTTATGAATTGGAGATTGCCTTTGCACAAATGCCGAAGAGTGAGATCAATAACCCTTGGTTAGTGGATCGTCTTTTGCGTAATTTGCTGGTAGATATTTCCGGAAACACCCATCGTTCCGAATTCTGTATTGATAAATTATATTCGCCGGATTCGGCTACCGGTCGTTTGGGTATTCTGGAATTTCGCGCTTTCGAAATGCCGCCTCATGCGCATATGAGTCTGGTGCAAATGTTGCTGCTGCGTACGCTGGTGGCGATGTTCTGGAATAAACCCTATGAGCATAAATTGGTACGTTGGGGTACCGAGCTGCACGATCGTTTTATGCTGCCCCATTATGTCTGGGAAGATCTGCGCGATGTGTGTGACTTCATGCAATTGCAGGGCTATCCATTCCAGCTCGAATGGTTGGAGCCGTTTCTGGAATTCCGCTTTCCCCATTACGGCCGTGTCAGTGTGCGGGATATCCACCTGGAACTGCAAACCGCCATTGAGCCCTGGCATGTAATGGGTGAAGAAGTGTCTCGCGGCGGTACTTCCCGCTATGTGGATTCGTCTGTGGAACGCATGCAGGTCCGCTTGAACGGGCTGAGTGAAGGCCGCTATGTGTTGTCTTGCAATGGCCGTCAGGTGCCGTTGAAAAGCACCGGCACTCACGGTGAGTATGTGGCCGGTGTGCGTTACCGGGCCTGGCAGCCGCCATCGGCATTGCACCCGACGATCGGCATTCATTCGCCCCTCGTGTTTGACATCATTGATACGTTTAACGGCCGCTCTATAGGGGGTTGCACCTATCATGTACACCACGCAGGCGGGCGCAGTTACGAAGACTATCCGATCAATGCGTACGCAGCGGAAGGTCGCCGTATCAGCCGTTTCTGGACTCACGGTCATACTCAGGGGCCGGTTGAAGTCGCTCCTGAATTAAGGCCTTACCTCAACAGCGAAGATCGTTTCTATCCGGAAGGCAGTGGTGTTGGCCCGATGTCGCCTCCAGCAGAGGAGCCGAACAAGGAATATCCTTTTACGCTGGATTTACGCAGACCCCTACGCACACTATCCTGA
- a CDS encoding circularly permuted type 2 ATP-grasp protein, producing MESKIIKSGSEVLGAVPSLDQALAEYPQGLNYYDEMWSAERAAVNPHWRRLMGDLVKLGGGELERRRGEARRLLRENGVTYHIYSDTKGQSRTWQLDPIPLVLNSTDWSAISVGLKQRARLLDLILRDIYGPRRLIKEGLIPPELIYSQQGFLRACDQVQMKDMPHLLLYAADLARGPDGRMWIIGDRAQAPSGAGYALETRMSMTRVMAEEFRRTQVHRLSIFFRHLRAMLASLMPHRSDDPRVVILTPGPHNETYFEHAYLASYLGYSLVQGDDLTVREGKVWLKSLDGLKQVDIIVRRVDDTFCDPLELREDSHLGVPGLLQAARLGNVIIANPLGSSILESPALMPFLPSIAKQWLGEEILLPSAATWWCGQKKECDYVLANMDDLVIKTIDRHSRSIFSSALNAKQKAELKQRILAQPYMFVGQQILSCSTAPSLRDKQILPRRVLLRAYLTAHQGDYDVMPGGLTRVAKDEDSLFISNQTGGLSKDTWIMADKPVHQSSLWPTIRHMDNLLVGEGLLPSRSGENLFWVGRYSERSEGLLRLIRTVLNKHADFDDYRDESDQTALRILLQTLSYFTVVLPGFTGEKAAEKLANPRPHIIDMVLNPEHRSSLIATLGSLLQGAYNVRDLWSVDTWRVVDDIDQNLRYLNSHRSSYSLMQSELDRLLVSLTAFTAQSQESMPHEHGWYLLNIGRRLERALQLITFIRSCFVHHTGEVPEHLLLEATLSNHESLITHRRRYRSIQHMFTVMDLMLLDMRHPRSLAYQVRKIMELMAELPNPRKNAPAHSLNREQRLILQADTDIKLAEVEKLANISDDQGTRRALAKLLDNTERRLEKVSELLNQKYFAHTQSARQLAPTRLELPA from the coding sequence ATGGAATCGAAAATTATTAAAAGCGGTAGCGAGGTGTTGGGGGCGGTTCCGAGTCTGGATCAGGCGCTGGCAGAATACCCCCAAGGCCTAAATTACTATGACGAGATGTGGTCCGCAGAGCGGGCCGCAGTGAATCCCCATTGGCGCAGATTAATGGGGGATTTGGTGAAGTTAGGTGGGGGCGAGCTGGAGCGGCGCAGGGGTGAAGCACGACGTCTGTTGCGTGAAAATGGTGTCACCTATCATATCTACAGTGATACCAAGGGCCAATCCCGTACCTGGCAACTGGATCCGATTCCGCTGGTACTCAACAGTACCGATTGGAGTGCGATCAGCGTTGGTCTCAAGCAACGTGCGCGCTTGCTCGATCTGATTCTGCGGGATATTTACGGCCCCCGCCGCTTAATTAAGGAAGGCCTGATCCCGCCAGAATTAATCTATTCCCAGCAGGGTTTTCTGCGCGCCTGCGACCAGGTGCAAATGAAAGACATGCCACATTTGCTGCTCTATGCTGCTGATCTGGCGCGAGGCCCTGACGGCCGCATGTGGATCATCGGAGACCGGGCACAGGCACCTTCGGGAGCGGGCTATGCGCTGGAAACCCGGATGTCGATGACGCGAGTGATGGCGGAAGAATTCCGCCGTACGCAAGTGCATCGGCTATCCATATTTTTCCGCCACTTGCGTGCCATGCTGGCAAGCCTGATGCCCCATCGATCCGACGACCCGCGCGTGGTGATTCTGACTCCCGGCCCTCACAATGAAACCTATTTTGAACACGCTTACCTGGCTTCGTACTTGGGTTACAGCCTGGTGCAGGGGGACGACCTTACGGTGCGTGAGGGCAAAGTCTGGCTCAAATCCCTGGACGGCCTGAAGCAGGTCGACATCATTGTGCGGCGGGTAGATGACACCTTTTGTGATCCGTTGGAATTACGCGAGGATTCCCATCTGGGTGTGCCCGGATTACTACAGGCTGCGCGACTCGGAAATGTGATCATTGCCAATCCGCTGGGTTCCAGCATATTGGAAAGTCCGGCTTTGATGCCGTTTCTGCCCAGCATAGCCAAACAATGGCTGGGCGAGGAAATCCTGTTGCCGTCTGCAGCGACCTGGTGGTGTGGACAGAAAAAAGAATGCGATTATGTGTTGGCCAATATGGACGATCTGGTGATCAAAACCATAGACCGGCACTCGCGCTCGATATTCAGCTCCGCGCTCAATGCAAAACAAAAGGCAGAACTGAAACAGCGCATTCTGGCGCAACCGTATATGTTTGTCGGTCAGCAGATTCTCAGTTGCTCCACTGCGCCTTCGTTGCGTGATAAGCAGATTTTGCCGCGGCGAGTGCTGCTGCGCGCTTACCTGACAGCGCACCAAGGTGACTATGATGTGATGCCCGGTGGCCTTACACGGGTAGCAAAAGACGAAGATTCCCTGTTTATCTCCAACCAGACCGGAGGCTTATCCAAAGACACCTGGATTATGGCCGATAAACCGGTGCATCAATCCAGTCTCTGGCCCACTATCCGCCATATGGATAATCTGCTCGTCGGTGAAGGTTTGTTGCCGTCGCGCTCCGGTGAAAATTTGTTTTGGGTCGGGCGCTATTCGGAACGCTCGGAAGGTTTGTTACGGTTGATTCGCACTGTGCTGAACAAGCACGCGGATTTTGACGACTACCGCGATGAATCGGATCAGACCGCGCTGCGAATATTACTGCAAACCCTGTCTTATTTTACCGTTGTATTGCCGGGCTTTACCGGCGAAAAAGCCGCAGAGAAACTGGCGAATCCGCGCCCCCATATTATTGATATGGTGCTCAATCCGGAACATCGCAGCAGCCTGATCGCGACCCTGGGTTCCTTGTTGCAGGGAGCCTATAACGTGCGCGATCTTTGGTCCGTGGATACGTGGCGGGTGGTGGACGATATTGACCAGAATCTGCGCTATCTGAACAGCCATCGCTCCAGTTATTCATTGATGCAATCCGAGTTGGATCGTTTGTTGGTTTCGCTGACTGCGTTTACAGCCCAGAGTCAGGAAAGTATGCCCCACGAGCACGGCTGGTATTTATTGAATATTGGCCGACGCCTGGAGCGCGCGCTGCAATTGATCACCTTTATCCGCAGCTGTTTTGTGCACCATACTGGGGAGGTGCCGGAGCATCTATTGCTGGAAGCGACCCTGTCCAACCACGAAAGTCTGATCACGCACCGGCGTCGTTACCGATCCATCCAACATATGTTCACGGTAATGGATTTAATGCTGCTGGATATGCGTCACCCGCGTTCGCTGGCGTATCAGGTAAGGAAAATAATGGAATTGATGGCCGAACTGCCCAATCCGAGGAAAAATGCACCGGCCCATTCCCTGAATCGTGAACAGCGTCTGATACTGCAGGCGGACACGGATATTAAACTGGCGGAAGTGGAAAAACTGGCCAATATCAGCGACGACCAGGGCACGCGGCGGGCATTGGCCAAATTGTTGGACAATACCGAGCGGCGGCTGGAAAAGGTGTCTGAATTGCTCAATCAGAAATACTTCGCACACACCCAGAGTGCCCGTCAATTGGCTCCCACCCGTCTGGAGCTGCCCGCATGA